The Thermodesulfobacteriota bacterium sequence ATTGAGACGACGAGGATAAGGGGAGAGTTGTCGGAAGGCATGCTATGTTCCGAGGTTGAATTGGGTTTAGGCGATGATCACGAGGGGATTATCATACTTCCCGAACACTCTGAAGTTGGAAGCAGTATTGTCAATCCGTTGGGACTTGATGAGGTAGTATTGGAAATTGGTGTAACACCTAATAGACCGGACTGCTTGAGTGTGATCGGGATAGCCAGGGAGGTAGCGGCAGTTTTTGCATCGGGGCTCAAATATCCAAAATTTCAATTACTAGAAGAGGGCGAAGATATAGATAAATTGGCTACAGTTGATGTATTGGATTCCGAAGGCTGTCCAAGATATTCTTGCAGGGTAATTACCGACCTAAAGATTGCTCCTTCGCCTAACTGGTTGAAAACGAGGCTCGAGAATTCTGGTATTAGATCCATCAATAACGTCGTTGACATAACAAACTTTGTCCTGTTAGAGTTGGGTCAACCACTTCATGCATTTGATTATGATTTAATCGAAGGAAATAAGATAATTGTCAGATCCGCAAATGAGGGTGAAGTAATACAAACACTCGATGGACTAGAGAGAGTTCTAATCTATGAAGATTTGATCATATCTGATGCTTCAAAGCCTATTGCAATGGCTGGTGTGATGGGAGGGGCAAGTACAGAGGTCTCAGATGCTACCAAAAACATTTTACTTGAAAGCGCATTTTTCAGTCCTGTTAGGGTAAGAAGGACCTCTAAGCGGACAAATTTGAAATCAGAGTCATCTTACAGGTTTGAACGGAAGGTAGATATAAACGGAGTAGTAAGAGCGCTTGACCGGGCTTCAGAGCTCATGAGAGAGCTCGCAGGAGGGACAATTTCGAGGGGTACCGTCGATGTTTATCCAAGTCCTGTCAGTAGAAGGGAAATAACGCTTTCCGCAAAAGGTATTAACAATCTACTCGGAACTGAAATCGAGCCAGATGAAGTCATAGAGATTATGAAACGACTTGATATCGAGGGAAAAGCGGCCAAAGGTGAAGAGTTAATGTTTATGATCCCGACTTTTAGGGTGGATATTACTAGAGAAGTGGATTTAATCGAAGAACTGGCAAGACACTATGGGTATAACAGAATCCCGACAACCCTACCTTCTGTTGTTATGAAAACAGAAGGATCAAAAATAGAAAAGATCATTGAAAACAGGATAAAGCAAATACTAATGTCCTATGGTTTTCTTGAAGTTATAAACTACAGTTTTGATGACCCTGCATATCTTGGACTGTTTAATTCTACTCAACCCATTGCGATATTGAATCCGCTCAGTAATGAAGGATCTGTGTTGAGGACTAGCCTTTTTTCTGGATTAATGAGAAACGTTAGTCTTAACCTGAATCGTCAAATAAATGATATAAGGGTTTTTGAAATTGGAAGGGTTTATATTCCAGAAGGAAACGTGTTGCCAAAGGAGATCACTAAACTTGTGGTTGCTGCCACTGGCGAGAGACAAGTGGAATTATGGGAAAAAGCCGAATTCGATTTTTATGATTTAAAAGGTGTTCTTGAGAGAATTTTTGAATTACATTCGCTTGCGAAAAAGCTGCGATTTGAGCAGACAAAACAGGTCGGTTTCCTTCATCCAGGTAAATCCTCAAGGGTTTTAATCCAGGATGAGGAAATTGGGATTTTGGGTCATCTTCATCCTGAGATTTTGGAAAAAATGGATATTTCACAAGGTATATATGTTTTTGA is a genomic window containing:
- the pheT gene encoding phenylalanine--tRNA ligase subunit beta produces the protein MRFTLSWLKEYVDFDAPPEELAERLTMSGLEVESLEYLGKGLEEIVVAEILDIRPHPSAKTLLLCDVSDGTKSYKIVCGAKNMGVNDKVALARPGTRLPRSGKFTEGVTIETTRIRGELSEGMLCSEVELGLGDDHEGIIILPEHSEVGSSIVNPLGLDEVVLEIGVTPNRPDCLSVIGIAREVAAVFASGLKYPKFQLLEEGEDIDKLATVDVLDSEGCPRYSCRVITDLKIAPSPNWLKTRLENSGIRSINNVVDITNFVLLELGQPLHAFDYDLIEGNKIIVRSANEGEVIQTLDGLERVLIYEDLIISDASKPIAMAGVMGGASTEVSDATKNILLESAFFSPVRVRRTSKRTNLKSESSYRFERKVDINGVVRALDRASELMRELAGGTISRGTVDVYPSPVSRREITLSAKGINNLLGTEIEPDEVIEIMKRLDIEGKAAKGEELMFMIPTFRVDITREVDLIEELARHYGYNRIPTTLPSVVMKTEGSKIEKIIENRIKQILMSYGFLEVINYSFDDPAYLGLFNSTQPIAILNPLSNEGSVLRTSLFSGLMRNVSLNLNRQINDIRVFEIGRVYIPEGNVLPKEITKLVVAATGERQVELWEKAEFDFYDLKGVLERIFELHSLAKKLRFEQTKQVGFLHPGKSSRVLIQDEEIGILGHLHPEILEKMDISQGIYVFEIDLDKFAEFYVGEELQFGPIPRFPFVRRDIAIVVDEELPVGDIVGEIRSVESNLIEDVGVFDVFKGGSVEKGKKSVAVSMILRAADKTLTDEDVNQLQAMTLERLNLAFGAELRKI